A window of the Vigna angularis cultivar LongXiaoDou No.4 chromosome 3, ASM1680809v1, whole genome shotgun sequence genome harbors these coding sequences:
- the LOC108319820 gene encoding auxin-responsive protein SAUR19, protein MLGKKMVSLKKLAKKVKAVGGAEPEPDTLYQECLLKGYEEEKESGSGVTPTGFLALYVGDERQRYVVPTSYLSHPLFKMLLEKAYNEFGFAQRNGLVVPCTASTFQEVVNAIECNNGKFDLGKLFEDFA, encoded by the coding sequence ATGCTAGGGAAAAAGATGGTATCTTTGAAGAAACTAGCGAAGAAAGTGAAGGCTGTCGGTGGCGCTGAGCCAGAGCCTGATACTCTCTACCAAGAATGTTTGCTGAAGGGGTATGAAGAGGAAAAGGAATCTGGGTCTGGCGTAACCCCAACTGGTTTTTTAGCACTTTACGTTGGTGATGAACGGCAGAGATATGTGGTCCCAACCAGCTACCTTTCCCACCCTCTATTCAAGATGCTGCTGGAGAAGGCCTACAATGAATTTGGCTTTGCTCAGAGGAATGGCCTAGTGGTTCCATGCACTGCTTCAACATTTCAAGAGGTGGTGAATGCTATTGAATGCAACAATGGCAAGTTTGACTTAGGAAAACTTTTTGAAGATTTTGCTTAA